A window of Myxococcota bacterium genomic DNA:
GCCGGCCTCGATCAGGAGCGGCGCGTGGCCGAACAGGGGCGGCTCCCAGCCCATGCCCTGGTAGATCAGGAGCTGACGCGGCGTGCTGGTCATGTGCTCGCGGCCGCGGATCACGTGAGTGACTCCCATGTCGTGATCGTCGACCACGACCGCGAAGTGGTAGATCGCAGAGCCGTCGCTGCGCGCGATCACGAAGTCGTCGAGCTCGGAAGCGTCCTCGCCCGCGGGACCCGCGACCAGGTCGTCCCAGCGCGTGAGTCCGCCCGAGTCAGGCACGCGCAGCCGCACCGCGAAGGGCAGGGCGGTGTCGGGACCCAGCTGCTTGTTGCGGCAGGTGCGGTCGTAGCGCGGCTTCTCGCCGCGGGCGCGCGCGCGCTCGCGCATGGCCTCGACCTCGGCCTCGGTGCAGGTGCAGCGGTAGGCGTGCCCGCGCGCCAGCAGCTCCGCGATCGCCTCGCGGTAGCGCGCGCCGCGCTCCGACTGGCGGGGGATGCCGCTCGTGCCGGGGACCGGGTCCCAGGAGAGCCCGATCCACTCCAGCGCCTCGAGCACGAGCTTCTCGGACTCGAGCGTGGAGCGCTCCCGGTCGGTGTCTTCGATGCGCAGCAGGAACTTCCCGCCCTCGTGCCGGGCGAACGCCCAGTTGAAGAGCGCCGTGCGGGCGCCGCCGATGTGAAGCGCGCCCGTGGGGCTCGGTGCGTACCGTGTAACCACCGACATCGGGCCGCAGTCTAGGGAACGCCGGCCGGGGTCGCAGCGCCGAATTGACAACCCGGGAGCGGCGACCTAATCGTGGGCAAATCCGCGGTTTGGGTGGGCTTTTCCCCGACGCGCC
This region includes:
- the gltX gene encoding glutamate--tRNA ligase translates to MSVVTRYAPSPTGALHIGGARTALFNWAFARHEGGKFLLRIEDTDRERSTLESEKLVLEALEWIGLSWDPVPGTSGIPRQSERGARYREAIAELLARGHAYRCTCTEAEVEAMRERARARGEKPRYDRTCRNKQLGPDTALPFAVRLRVPDSGGLTRWDDLVAGPAGEDASELDDFVIARSDGSAIYHFAVVVDDHDMGVTHVIRGREHMTSTPRQLLIYQGMGWEPPLFGHAPLLIEAGGKKLSKRADSVSVQSYRDRGFCPEAVLNYIARLGWGHGDLEIFSQDELARLFTLDGIGQSPSQVHDDKLLWLSQHYLKSLPRERLLAHLQRFLDAEARRPVPVDDGLARLVDLLRERSKTLVEMAALARFYYVDELTLDPKAAAKFLTREVAPRLTELRAELERVSAWERAALELAFQKVIAAHAIELGKLAQPVRVAVTGGTVSPPIYETLEVLGKDRTLRRLAEALASIS